A single Candidatus Binataceae bacterium DNA region contains:
- a CDS encoding ParA family protein, with protein MPTNWSPKLIATINFKGGVGKTTVTWCMADTLALFPNQKVLMFDLDAQMSLTQAIALNEDSGRLEDRFGKWYETSVQRKKTIFDAIEAFTRPRANFDFPIGFDVIYQISDQLHFVPSVEDLYWLELEVFDRESMRDFIRRLIGKITNSPRMPRYDYVLFDCPPSFTLLSYSVLTCADLVLIPVNPDFFASRGTSLILNSLKMRIEPHPLPKIGVFMNKTKTFGRDQTTGRWRPTNESAFYIREVGRVCSEASKRENIEARFFDSFIRERVGIKRAITGGGVPADLVPDFRTLWQECRELLSQ; from the coding sequence ATGCCGACCAATTGGAGTCCGAAGTTGATAGCGACAATTAACTTCAAGGGCGGCGTCGGAAAAACAACTGTCACCTGGTGCATGGCTGATACCTTGGCCCTTTTTCCAAATCAGAAAGTGCTAATGTTCGATCTCGATGCGCAAATGTCACTAACGCAAGCAATCGCGCTAAACGAGGACAGTGGCCGCCTGGAAGACCGCTTCGGCAAATGGTACGAGACTTCAGTTCAACGTAAGAAGACGATCTTTGACGCCATCGAAGCGTTCACGCGCCCCAGGGCCAATTTCGATTTCCCGATCGGATTCGACGTAATCTATCAAATTTCAGATCAGCTTCACTTCGTTCCATCAGTTGAAGACCTGTACTGGCTGGAATTAGAGGTGTTCGACCGCGAGTCGATGCGCGATTTCATTCGCAGACTCATCGGAAAAATCACGAACAGCCCGAGAATGCCGAGATATGACTACGTGCTATTCGACTGCCCGCCGTCGTTCACGCTCCTTTCCTACAGCGTTCTGACCTGCGCGGATCTGGTGCTGATCCCGGTGAACCCTGATTTCTTCGCATCCAGGGGTACGAGCTTGATTCTGAATTCGCTGAAGATGCGAATAGAACCGCATCCGCTCCCGAAGATCGGTGTGTTCATGAACAAGACGAAGACATTCGGGCGTGACCAAACCACAGGTCGGTGGCGACCTACAAATGAATCGGCTTTCTACATACGGGAAGTAGGCCGGGTCTGCTCAGAGGCGTCCAAACGCGAGAACATAGAGGCCCGTTTCTTTGATTCGTTCATTCGCGAGCGCGTGGGCATCAAGAGAGCAATCACAGGTGGCGGCGTGCCTGCGGACTTGGTGCCTGACTTCCGCACCTTATGGCAAGAATGCAGGGAGCTCCTTTCACAATGA
- a CDS encoding transcriptional coactivator p15/PC4 family protein, whose translation MDDSSQLVAQFEKNSKEEVRVSIDDFRGRKIINIRVYYRSDSGQWLPGKQGLALAVDRYRDLADAVLRLGEELQAQGLLVSK comes from the coding sequence GTGGATGACTCAAGCCAGCTGGTCGCGCAGTTTGAGAAGAACTCCAAGGAAGAAGTCCGAGTCAGCATCGACGACTTCCGCGGGCGGAAGATTATCAACATCCGTGTCTACTACCGCTCCGACAGCGGTCAGTGGCTGCCCGGCAAGCAGGGCCTGGCACTGGCTGTCGATCGTTATCGCGATCTCGCCGATGCTGTTCTGAGGCTGGGAGAGGAGCTACAAGCTCAGGGCTTGCTGGTTTCCAAATGA
- the dndB gene encoding DNA sulfur modification protein DndB → MNEMILSFPAMRGHMGKRDYFVTMVKLSLVPKLFRFRDWAELPPEQRAQRVIQKSRIPEITQYILDNEDGYLFSSLTASFDCEPKFMAADSRDDIGVLEIPFDADLVINDGQHRRAAIEEALRENPKLGDETISVVLFPFEDLGRMQQMFSDLNRTARTTSKSLNILYNQRDLMSQITLTVTERVEAFKGFVDKDRVSLALRSPKLFTLAAIYDAVNALLGSVVDADYDRKLALALDFWESVAENMPEWEKVKNGDLKPMEFRQEFIHSHAVVLCALGSMGQTLISTYPDDWKSRLRGLRQIDWRRTNKEWQGIAMSGPDVVNRRQNRMDTASFLKLKMGLKLTPAEERSIKGATDISSIMNDLRKFAGEASAAEN, encoded by the coding sequence ATGAACGAGATGATCCTTTCGTTTCCGGCGATGCGCGGCCACATGGGCAAGCGCGACTATTTCGTGACCATGGTGAAGCTCAGCCTCGTACCGAAGCTGTTTAGATTTCGTGACTGGGCCGAGCTACCGCCCGAGCAGCGGGCGCAGCGCGTGATCCAAAAGAGCCGTATTCCGGAGATCACGCAGTACATCCTCGACAACGAGGACGGCTATCTGTTCTCATCGCTAACCGCATCGTTCGATTGCGAGCCGAAGTTCATGGCGGCGGATAGCCGCGACGACATTGGAGTCCTGGAAATTCCGTTCGATGCCGACCTGGTGATCAACGATGGCCAGCACCGGCGAGCCGCGATCGAAGAGGCGTTGAGGGAGAACCCCAAGCTTGGCGATGAGACCATCTCGGTGGTGCTGTTTCCTTTTGAGGATCTTGGCCGGATGCAGCAGATGTTTTCTGACCTCAACCGCACGGCGCGTACCACCTCGAAGTCGCTCAATATCCTGTACAACCAGCGCGACCTGATGAGTCAAATCACGTTGACCGTCACGGAGCGTGTCGAGGCCTTCAAGGGATTCGTGGACAAGGACCGGGTATCGCTTGCGCTGCGATCGCCCAAACTTTTCACGCTTGCCGCGATTTACGATGCGGTCAATGCGCTACTCGGATCGGTCGTTGACGCCGACTATGACCGCAAGCTCGCGCTGGCGCTGGATTTCTGGGAAAGCGTAGCCGAGAACATGCCGGAGTGGGAGAAAGTCAAGAACGGCGATCTAAAGCCGATGGAGTTTCGTCAGGAATTCATCCATTCGCACGCGGTGGTGTTGTGTGCTCTTGGTTCGATGGGCCAGACGCTGATTTCGACGTACCCGGATGACTGGAAGTCGCGCCTTCGAGGACTGCGCCAGATCGACTGGCGCAGGACAAACAAGGAATGGCAGGGCATCGCGATGTCAGGCCCGGACGTGGTGAATCGGCGCCAGAATCGAATGGATACGGCATCCTTCCTCAAGCTAAAGATGGGCCTGAAACTCACTCCGGCAGAAGAGCGGTCGATAAAAGGGGCGACCGATATATCCTCGATCATGAACGATCTTCGTAAATTCGCTGGCGAAGCCTCAGCCGCGGAAAACTAA
- a CDS encoding helix-turn-helix domain-containing protein, translated as MLGSAAGESMRALAARLGVTERTVCLWRRRYREAGVAGLRTLPRAGRPRQITAAREKAVLSATLRRPAAATHWSTRRLAKAVFGSAHRAEYLAVIHFGSHLKRRCIAGPLLPSPASVQAAGRFGS; from the coding sequence GTGCTGGGCAGCGCGGCCGGCGAGAGCATGCGCGCGCTGGCAGCCAGGCTTGGGGTGACCGAGCGAACGGTTTGTCTGTGGCGGCGGCGCTACCGCGAGGCGGGAGTGGCCGGGCTGCGTACACTGCCGCGCGCGGGCCGGCCGCGCCAGATTACTGCAGCCAGGGAGAAGGCGGTGCTGAGCGCGACACTGCGCAGGCCCGCGGCCGCGACACATTGGAGCACCCGCCGCCTGGCCAAGGCGGTGTTCGGCTCCGCGCATCGGGCCGAATACCTGGCGGTGATCCACTTCGGATCGCATTTGAAACGTCGTTGCATCGCTGGTCCTCTTTTGCCTTCGCCCGCTTCCGTCCAAGCGGCAGGGCGGTTTGGTTCGTAA
- a CDS encoding glycosyltransferase family 39 protein yields MVVAVELKQRLWRPSPWRARWAAAGVMVGAAALFLARLGARALWSSEGRWAEIVREMRLTGNYFWPTINGHLYFDKPLLSYWLILAATPLTGGASETAARIPSALAGWLGVVVLMVLGRRLYDRGTAAVAGLILATSYSYVFFSRHAAADVETVTGTLAAIWLFAAGWPRPQGWWLMLFWPVMALTSLTKGLIGFALPLAVCGSYSIIEPGSAELRRHLGQGSAVARLRWLSGRLRWLFNLKSVLAIALGLLIYWLPFAASQARSHSDAGIYMVFRENLVRYFAPFDHRGPIYLYVEAIFVLMAPWALFLPAALVQRHRRLAEQPIRGGIKSELFVLTYFWATFIFFTLSRSRRSYYLLPILPAAALLVARTLRDYADSMVPMARRLMQLGFAILMLGVVIGGIGYLLPPSWRVGSLRLLPASPDRALFAILWLIALAVAVGASLKCEPRRVALATGVIAYAGMFFLFVFAMPAAEPYRTERAFARAVRVEVGSQAPADLALYRLWGPGLVYYLAMPKPIPQFDNPAALQAYARARGGLWVITRGLDRAAVGGRVVLREPLMAWDPPSEARGRYLLLHLP; encoded by the coding sequence ATGGTTGTTGCGGTTGAATTGAAACAACGGCTGTGGCGGCCCAGCCCGTGGCGAGCGCGATGGGCGGCGGCGGGTGTGATGGTTGGCGCGGCGGCGCTGTTCTTAGCCCGCCTGGGGGCGCGCGCGCTTTGGTCATCGGAGGGGCGTTGGGCCGAGATCGTGCGCGAAATGCGCCTGACCGGCAATTACTTCTGGCCCACCATCAACGGGCACCTTTATTTCGACAAGCCCCTGCTTTCCTACTGGCTCATCCTGGCCGCCACTCCGCTGACCGGTGGCGCCAGCGAGACCGCCGCGCGCATCCCCTCGGCGCTTGCCGGATGGCTTGGGGTAGTGGTGCTGATGGTGCTGGGGCGGCGCCTTTACGACCGTGGTACCGCGGCCGTGGCCGGACTCATCCTCGCCACCAGTTACAGTTATGTCTTTTTCTCTCGTCATGCTGCCGCCGATGTGGAAACCGTCACCGGCACCTTGGCGGCGATTTGGCTGTTTGCCGCCGGGTGGCCCAGGCCCCAGGGATGGTGGCTGATGCTGTTTTGGCCCGTGATGGCTCTGACGTCACTAACCAAGGGATTGATTGGATTCGCCCTGCCGCTGGCGGTGTGCGGGAGCTATTCGATAATCGAGCCCGGCAGCGCCGAACTCAGGCGCCATTTGGGGCAGGGCTCTGCCGTCGCGCGCCTCCGATGGCTGAGCGGGCGGCTGCGCTGGCTGTTCAACCTTAAGAGCGTACTGGCGATCGCGTTGGGCCTGCTGATCTATTGGTTGCCGTTCGCGGCTTCGCAGGCGCGCAGCCATTCCGACGCCGGCATCTACATGGTCTTTCGCGAAAACCTGGTGCGTTATTTCGCCCCTTTCGACCACCGCGGTCCGATTTATCTGTACGTCGAAGCAATTTTCGTCCTGATGGCGCCATGGGCGCTGTTTCTACCTGCTGCGCTGGTCCAACGCCATCGCCGGCTGGCAGAGCAGCCGATTCGTGGCGGAATCAAGTCCGAACTATTTGTGCTCACCTACTTCTGGGCGACTTTCATCTTTTTCACCTTGTCGCGATCGCGTCGCAGCTACTACCTGTTGCCCATCCTGCCCGCGGCTGCGCTGCTGGTGGCGCGCACCCTGCGCGACTATGCCGATTCGATGGTGCCGATGGCGCGCCGGCTGATGCAGCTAGGCTTTGCTATTCTGATGCTTGGGGTTGTGATCGGCGGGATTGGCTACCTGCTGCCGCCATCGTGGCGGGTAGGTTCGCTTCGCCTGCTGCCGGCCTCGCCCGACCGAGCTCTGTTCGCGATCTTATGGTTGATCGCGCTAGCCGTGGCCGTAGGCGCCAGCCTCAAGTGCGAGCCGCGCCGCGTGGCCTTGGCCACAGGAGTGATCGCCTACGCGGGGATGTTTTTTCTGTTTGTCTTTGCGATGCCGGCGGCGGAGCCCTATCGTACCGAGCGCGCCTTTGCGCGAGCGGTAAGGGTCGAGGTCGGCAGCCAGGCGCCGGCGGACCTGGCGCTTTATCGTCTATGGGGACCGGGGCTGGTGTATTACTTGGCGATGCCTAAGCCGATCCCGCAATTCGATAATCCTGCCGCCCTGCAGGCGTACGCCCGCGCCCGCGGCGGTCTGTGGGTGATCACGCGTGGCCTGGATCGGGCCGCCGTAGGGGGCAGGGTGGTTTTGCGCGAGCCGCTGATGGCTTGGGATCCGCCCTCGGAAGCCCGCGGCCGCTACCTTCTACTGCACCTGCCTTGA
- a CDS encoding helix-turn-helix domain-containing protein codes for MASKIMTVKEVSDYLHVHPSTIYRLLKRGELPAFRVGSDWRFNTESIDEWRERQEASQRAMTRRP; via the coding sequence ATGGCTTCCAAGATAATGACGGTTAAGGAAGTGTCTGATTACTTGCACGTCCATCCCTCGACTATCTATCGGCTTCTCAAGCGCGGCGAGCTACCGGCCTTCAGGGTGGGTAGCGACTGGCGTTTCAACACTGAATCGATCGACGAATGGCGCGAGCGCCAGGAGGCCAGTCAGCGTGCCATGACCAGGCGGCCTTGA
- a CDS encoding thioredoxin domain-containing protein — protein MSEKFSSQRRPNRLIHEQSPYLRQHAYNPVDWHPWGEEALRKARESNKPILLSIGYAACHWCHVMERESFEDEQTAALMNELFVPIKVDREERPDLDQIYMEAVQAMTGRGGWPLTMFLTPAGEPFFGGTYFPPQERHGLPAFTRVLQSIAQVFRQRPDDVAHNVSEIARVLRASSALEAIPARLDGELVAEAARGLASHCDQTYGGLGDAPKFPNTFVFSLFLRMFDRTKEKEWATMVEHTLSQMAGGGIYDQIGGGFHRYSVDRQWRIPHFEKMLYDNALLARLYLDAGRALARPDFLTVARDVLDYVLREMQSPQGGFYSSQDADSEGEEGRFFVWTQPQVREVLDDDSAAIAIAYYGIEAEGNFEDSNVPHRPLTLEQAAARFKLSTEAMGRRVSEIRARLFTARQARVHPARDEKILAAWNGMMIGALAEGGWALAEPRYLAAARRAAGFVMSTMWDGTRLHRSFKDGVTRFNGYLEDYAAMANALLDLYEASLERRYLEQTASLLSVVIDRFGDERGGFFFTSDDHERLVVRGKPAFDGSTPSGNSDAALALLRLHAYTGEERWWKAASDTLKLFAKPMAEQPFSFSHMLEVADFYARRATEIVLVGDPTAPSIGQWHRRLGARYLPNRALFVVDPANPDRGFLSPALIGKGQVDGRPTAYVCRDFTCSPPRTTWDELAADLS, from the coding sequence ATGAGTGAAAAGTTCTCCTCCCAGCGCCGCCCTAACCGCTTGATCCACGAGCAGAGCCCCTATCTGCGCCAGCACGCCTACAACCCCGTGGATTGGCATCCATGGGGCGAGGAAGCTCTGCGCAAGGCGCGCGAGTCCAACAAACCCATTCTGCTTTCCATCGGCTACGCCGCCTGCCACTGGTGCCACGTGATGGAGCGGGAATCCTTCGAGGACGAGCAGACTGCCGCGCTGATGAATGAACTGTTCGTGCCCATCAAGGTCGATCGCGAGGAGCGGCCCGATCTCGATCAGATATATATGGAAGCGGTGCAAGCGATGACCGGACGGGGCGGCTGGCCACTTACGATGTTTCTGACCCCGGCAGGCGAGCCATTTTTCGGCGGCACCTATTTTCCCCCACAGGAGCGGCACGGCTTACCCGCCTTCACACGCGTGCTGCAGTCGATCGCGCAGGTCTTTCGCCAACGGCCCGACGATGTCGCCCACAACGTGAGCGAAATCGCGCGCGTGCTGCGTGCCTCCAGCGCCTTGGAGGCCATCCCCGCGCGGCTTGACGGCGAGTTGGTAGCGGAGGCCGCGCGCGGCCTGGCCTCGCATTGTGACCAGACCTACGGCGGCCTGGGCGACGCGCCCAAGTTTCCCAACACTTTTGTCTTTTCGCTGTTCCTGCGGATGTTCGACCGGACCAAGGAAAAGGAGTGGGCCACGATGGTCGAGCACACGCTGAGCCAGATGGCGGGCGGCGGTATTTATGATCAGATCGGCGGCGGATTCCATCGCTATAGCGTGGATCGCCAATGGCGAATTCCACATTTCGAGAAGATGCTCTACGACAATGCCCTGCTGGCACGGCTTTATTTGGATGCCGGGCGCGCGCTGGCACGCCCCGACTTCCTGACGGTGGCGCGCGACGTACTGGATTACGTACTGCGCGAGATGCAAAGTCCGCAAGGTGGCTTCTATTCCAGCCAGGACGCCGACAGCGAGGGCGAAGAGGGTAGGTTCTTCGTCTGGACTCAGCCCCAGGTGCGCGAAGTCCTCGATGATGACTCAGCCGCCATCGCCATCGCCTATTACGGTATCGAGGCGGAGGGCAACTTCGAGGACAGCAACGTGCCGCACCGTCCGCTCACCCTGGAGCAAGCCGCCGCGCGCTTCAAGCTGAGTACGGAGGCGATGGGCCGGCGAGTAAGTGAGATTCGCGCCCGCCTGTTCACGGCGCGCCAAGCGCGGGTCCATCCGGCACGCGACGAAAAAATCTTGGCGGCCTGGAATGGCATGATGATCGGGGCCTTAGCCGAGGGCGGATGGGCGCTGGCCGAGCCACGCTATCTTGCAGCAGCGCGGCGTGCCGCCGGCTTTGTCATGTCAACCATGTGGGACGGCACCCGCCTGCATCGTTCCTTCAAAGATGGGGTTACCCGTTTCAACGGCTACCTGGAAGATTACGCCGCGATGGCCAATGCTTTGCTTGACCTGTACGAGGCCAGCCTGGAGCGGCGCTACCTGGAGCAGACGGCGAGCCTACTCTCGGTCGTCATCGATCGTTTCGGCGACGAGCGCGGCGGCTTCTTCTTCACCTCGGACGATCACGAGCGGCTGGTGGTACGGGGCAAGCCGGCCTTCGACGGCTCGACCCCTTCGGGCAACAGCGACGCCGCCCTGGCCCTGTTGCGGCTGCACGCCTACACCGGCGAGGAGCGGTGGTGGAAAGCGGCGAGCGACACGCTGAAATTGTTCGCTAAGCCGATGGCGGAGCAACCCTTCAGCTTTTCTCATATGTTGGAAGTGGCCGATTTCTACGCGCGCCGGGCCACCGAGATTGTCTTGGTGGGCGACCCTACAGCGCCCTCCATCGGCCAATGGCATCGCCGCCTCGGCGCACGCTATTTGCCTAATCGCGCCCTGTTCGTAGTCGATCCCGCCAATCCCGACCGCGGTTTTCTGTCGCCCGCGCTGATCGGCAAGGGCCAGGTTGACGGCCGTCCGACCGCCTACGTCTGCCGCGATTTTACCTGTTCGCCGCCACGCACGACGTGGGATGAGCTGGCGGCCGACCTAAGCTGA
- a CDS encoding endonuclease/exonuclease/phosphatase family protein, whose translation MAVLEPIVVNRPALNLGPLLKVVAFNARGGRSTELLAQWLRKPPLAGAGLILLCELDWRLPRSAQVESAARLADSLELSMAFGPEFGFARHGEPMGSFFGNAILSAWPLHEVKAIRLPIFYDWTRRHLPRNPRWWGERVGQRGALRASLSIADKRITVAVAHLENRATPVERAEQMRCILARIPATGPAVLGGDLNTVTVDLRNARQCAAFSLSLLCAPRRLREPRPWEPLFADLERAGFQAQEANQPMAPTFTPTALWPRWLRPKLDWLAARELAVISGRSQVVSASYRGRRFSDHDAVMCEIAL comes from the coding sequence ATGGCGGTGCTGGAGCCTATTGTAGTTAATCGCCCCGCGCTCAACCTCGGTCCGCTGCTTAAGGTGGTCGCCTTCAACGCGCGTGGTGGGCGCTCCACGGAGTTGCTCGCGCAATGGCTGCGCAAGCCACCCTTGGCGGGTGCGGGGCTAATCCTGCTATGCGAACTGGATTGGCGCTTGCCGCGCTCGGCACAAGTGGAAAGCGCAGCCCGCCTCGCCGACAGCCTCGAGCTGAGCATGGCCTTTGGTCCCGAGTTCGGCTTCGCGCGCCACGGCGAACCAATGGGCAGCTTCTTCGGCAACGCCATCCTGTCGGCCTGGCCTCTGCACGAGGTCAAGGCAATTCGCCTACCGATTTTTTATGATTGGACCCGCCGCCATCTGCCCCGCAACCCGCGTTGGTGGGGTGAGCGGGTGGGACAGCGCGGAGCACTGCGCGCCAGCCTAAGCATCGCGGACAAAAGAATTACCGTCGCAGTGGCTCATCTGGAGAATCGAGCCACCCCGGTGGAGCGCGCCGAGCAGATGCGCTGTATATTAGCGCGGATTCCCGCCACCGGCCCCGCCGTGCTAGGCGGCGATCTCAATACCGTCACTGTCGATTTGCGCAATGCGCGCCAATGCGCGGCATTTTCGCTAAGCTTGCTATGCGCGCCGCGTCGTCTGCGCGAACCACGCCCCTGGGAGCCCCTATTCGCCGATCTGGAGCGCGCCGGGTTCCAGGCGCAAGAGGCCAATCAACCGATGGCGCCGACCTTCACCCCCACCGCGCTGTGGCCACGATGGCTGCGGCCCAAACTGGACTGGCTTGCGGCCCGGGAGCTGGCGGTGATAAGCGGACGCTCGCAGGTCGTATCTGCCTCCTATCGGGGGCGGCGCTTTTCCGACCACGACGCTGTAATGTGCGAAATCGCGCTTTAA